The genomic window GAGCGACAAGATACATTGTTTTATCATAGACTTCTTCATAGCAACTAAATTATAAATGACTGGTAGGCCACCAAGAGGGCTTCTGTTTCGAACCAAAACGGCCGCAATCCATACAACGTTTCAGCGCATACGTATTACTCTCCGCATTCATCGGATTATAGGAAACATATCCGTAATCCGGATTATTATCATATTCCGATCCCTGTACGATCGTGCTTGCGCAGCCCGTAACCTCGGCCTCATATACCTTCTCTATCTCCGGAAAGAAACGCTTGAGGCGAGTCACTGTCGCTACTTCCACGAAACCGATCACCGGAACCTCCGGGTCCGTCACGCAACGGATATTCCCTTTCATCTCCGAAGGAATAGGGGCAAACAAGCTACCAGACTCCTCTATGTTCTTCTGCAAATTAAAATAGTAGTCGTAAGCCTCCCGGTGCAACGCATATTGTTCCACCTCCGCATGATACAACATCGAGAAACGGCGATCGCTGGGATGATACGAGGCGATACTTTTGTTAGCGATCACGTTCTGCGTCAGCCTATCGGAACTGCCTAGGGAGATCACCTTCGAGCTGTCCTTCCCCCAGCAATAATACCAATTATTCGATGTAAGTAAATCATATATTACGACCGTATTACCCATTTTCTCGGCGGCCATGAAGATCTCCGCCTTCACCTCCCAATTCTCCTTATACATCCAGCGGAAATAAGAGGATCGATCCGGGGCATTATGCGTAGACACACAGAGACGGACCTCCTCTCCCGGCCCCTTCTTCAGCAAGGAGAGAGAGTCGATCGGAGGCGTTATCTCCGGTCCCAGATAGTCCGACTCATACTCCAGCCCATCCAGCGAGATATGTAGCCGGTACCGGCTACCCGGGTCCAGCTCTCCCATATCCACCTTATACTCTCCCTTCCCGGAAGAATTAGCGCAAGTGAAAACAGCTCCATCCTCACGCTCCACCACCACCTTGGCGTTATTCACGAACTCATCCTCCGTGAAATCGTCGGTCAGGCCCACGCTTCTCCGGAGCTTTATCGTAGTCTCGCCATTCGTGATGATACCATCCACGACCAACAAATCCCGTACCTGCTCCAAGCCCTTCGGCTCGTAATCCGTGACACAGGCGGACAATAACAACAGCAAAGCCCCCAGCCACCAATGAAAGCCTTTTATAGAATCTTTTATCTTCGCTTCTTTCCTCATCTCAACTCCCCCCTAAAATTTAATATTATAAGAGACAAACGGGATAGGCACCCCGAATATCGCCATCTTATATCCCTTTAATTTCCCGTTCTCCGATATATAATACACCGAGTAGGCGTTCTTTCGCCCCGTCAGGTTATAGACCCCGAAAGAGATCGTGCTATGCGTGAGCAACGTCAGGTGGTGGCTCGGCTCGATGTTGAACGAGGCGTCCATCCGGAAAAAGTCCGGGATGCGGTATTGATTACGGTCCGAATAGTAGACAAACTCACCGCCCCCGTAATGATATTTGGAGACCGGCAAGGTGATCGGCCGTCCCGTGCTATAGTCGCAATTCAGCGAGAAGCTGAAACGATGCGTGAACTTATAGTTGCCCACGAACTTCAGGTCGTGCGGCTTATCGAAGTCGGCGGCGTACCAATCCCCCTTGTTCACGGGATTCACGATCATCGGGTCGTTCTGCCGCAGTTGCGTGCGAGAGTAGGTATAGCTTACCCAGCCGTTCAACTTCCCTTGCGTTTTCTTCACCATCAGCTCCACGCCATAGGCACGCCCCTCGGTCCTCAGCACGTCCGTCTCGATGTGGTGGTTCATCAGCAGCTCGGCGCCGTTCCGGTAATCCAGGTAATCCTTCATCGTCTTGTAATATCCCTCCAAGGAGACCTCGATTGTATTGCTCAAGAAATTCCGGTATAGCCCGGCGGCCACTTGCATACCCGTCTGCGGCTTGATGTTAGCGTCGCTCAACTTCCACGTATCCGTGGGCGACATGATGGTCGTGTTGGATAGCTTATGGATATTCTGCCGCATCGTATTAAAGCCGGCCTTCACGGAGAAGTCCTCGGTAAAGGCGTAGCGGGCGGATATGCGGAACTCGGGCCCGTGGTAGGTCTTGAACGCCCCGGTCTTATCCACCGTGCCCGTCACGGTAGCCAAGGAAGGCAGCTGGTCGTCGGCATAGAGATTATAGGTACGGGGCCCCAATACGTTAAATATGGAATAACGGACTCCCACGTTCAAGGAGAGTTGGGAGGTGATATCCCAACGATCGCCCACATAGATAGCGGACTCCACCGCTTTCTCCTTCTCCATCCGGTCCTCCTTCACCAACGACTCCCCACCATAGGGAAGGTATTTCCCCGGCTCCAAGCCGTAGAACAACGAGCTGGCGCCGAAATCCAGCGTATGCTTATCGCTCAGGTAATGCGTGAAGTCCATCTTCCCGTACATCTGGTCGATACGGAAAGCGAGGGAATAAGCGTTCACCGGGTTATCCGTATTACGGGTATTGTAGCCATAATGGTCGTAGCCGGCGGTGAGGACCCCCGTGAAACGATCCGAGAAGATATGCCTCCATTTCACCGAGGCGTTGGCGTTCTCGTAGGCATATCGCTCATCCACGTTAAAGCGGAAACGGTCGTGGCTGTAGTAGCCATTCAGATAGAGGTTGTTCCGCTCGTCGAATTTATGGTTGATCGTGGCGTTCAGGTCGTAGAACCCGGCGTTGCCATCCTTATAGCCGCTCTTCTCGGGGAGTTTCTTCAAGATCCAGTCCGAGTAAGTGGTACGTCCGCCCACGATAAAGGAGGTCTTCTCGGAGAAGAGAGGCCCCTCCAAGGTAAGGCGGCTGGTCAGCAAGCCGATGCTCGCCGATCCCTTGAACTCCTTCTTGTTACCCTCCCGGCTGTTGATGTCGAGCACGGAGGAGATACGTCCGCCATACTTGGCGGGGATGCTGCTCTTGTACAGCTCCATGTCCTTCACCACGTCGGGGTTGAAGACGGAGAAGAAGCCGAACAGGTGGGTCGGGTTATAGACCGTCCCGTCGTTGAAGAGGATTAAGTTCTGGTCCGTCGCCCCGCCCCTCACGTTAAAGCCGCTAGAGGCCTCGCCCACCGCCTTCACGCCGGGGAGCGACATGACTACCTTCATGATATCCACCTCGCCGAACGCCATCGGGATATTCTTTATATCCTTCACCTTCAGGCGTTCCACGCCCATCGTCGTATTCCGCACGTTGGCGATCTTCTCGGAGGAGATCGTGACCTCCTTCAAGGTGTAGACCTGTTCCTCCAGCTCGATATCCAGCTTGCCGTCGGAATGGAGCATGATCTGCCGCCGGGTGTCCTTCATGCCCATGCCTTGTATGTACAGCTCGTGTCGTCCGGGAGGGAGGCGCAGCGTATAATAGCCGTAAGCGTCGGTAGTAGCCCCGATCATCGGGTCCTTCACGAACACGGCCACGCCCACCATCGGCTCGCCGGTCTTGAAATCGCTGATATTGCCGGTCACCGTGACCCGGTCCGCCGCCTTGCCCGAGGCGTCGCCGATCTCGTAGACCTTGTTCTCCGAGGTAGCCTTCTGCTGCTTCCGGCCCGCCATCAGGGAGATACCGGAGCCTTCCTCGTCGCCATCGCCCTCTCTCCGCTTCTCCCGCAGGAAGAAGTTCTCGGGCAGGGAGGTCATCAAGGTGTTATCTCTCAACACAAAGAAGGCGCCGCCATACGAGGATACTTGGAAGGGAGTTCCCTCCAACGCACGCCGCAACGCCACCAAGGGCTCTTCCTTCTCACTGTGTACGCTAACGACCATGGAGTCCGTCTCCAAGGGTTGCCGGTAGACGGGCTGTCCGGTCTGCCGCTCGATAGCGTCGAACACGACATTTAAGGTTACTTGCCGGAAATCCAGATCGACCGTCCGCTGCGCCCTCGCCGTCCAACCGGACAGCAGGCACATTACCATACCGATATATAGGCTCTTTCTCATGGGATCTCGTTTAACTGTTCATACTGTCTCACCACGGCTACGATGGCTTCCTCGGGAGCGTGCTTGAAATCCAGCTTTCGCCGCTTGATATACCGGGCCAGCTCTTTTTTCTTGGACTTGAGGACCTTCAACACGGAGCCTTTGCTCCTCACGGTATAGTAAACACCCTCCTTCCGGATATAATATTTTACGGACTGATCGAAGGATTCATCGACCTGCATATCTTTTATCGTCTTAGATAATATACAAGACCATTTCCCCAGCACGGTACACTTCCCTTCATGCAACCGTAGGTAATAGCCTTCCGGCAGGTTACCCGACCGCTCGTCCGGATACCTGTAGAAGATATCGTACCCATGAAACTCAGCGTAGTCTACCCGATCGCTCGGCAAGACGATATTATAGCGATTGTCCGGAGAGAGCAGTAATAACTCATTCTTGTACAGGTCTAAGCGCATTTTCACGCCCTTGTAAAGAATACCTTCGAAGCTAAGATCCCCGGGTACGTATTTCTCGCTCTTCAAATAGGGGTGATTTCTTATCGAGGTGGGATATTTTAATTGCTCCTTCCCATGGTAAATCACGGATTGGCCGGCGGCGGAAGAGACATAGTCATCCACCGCATCTTGTGCCCTAGCCGTAACGATAGCCAACGCGCATACGCATAAAAACCCCAGAAGCTTTCTCATAAGATCCAGATTTAAAGTTTCATGCCAAATGTAAGCATATATATCCGACAAACCAACAACTTCCGAGGAATTATCACGTGGATAATATACCTTTGCGACGTTTTTAACTTTAACAATTAATCATATATGAAAAAAAATCAGTTTCCGGGAAGCGGAAACAAGCGTGAGAAAGCTGCTGGATAGTTTGGAAAATGCCCAAAAGGCATGGGTGGACTTGAAAAAAGACGCAAAAGGGGCGCATAAGTTGTTTAAAGACTACCAGCCGGAGGAGGATCTGGTTAAACGGGAGAAGATCATCTACACGGGCTCCGTGAAAGACTTCGTGCGGCTGACGCTGCCCATCCTCGATGACCAACGTTTCCGGGTGAACGGGCAGACGAACCGGGAAGCCATGATACGGGCGCTGGACGAGGTGTTCGAGATACACCCCAACGGCTGCCCGGAGCCAAGGAGCTTCCGGAGCATCCTCTCGACGGCGCAGGAGGAATACGGGAAAGCGCATGAATAACAAGCTTCCCGTTTTTCACAACAAAAGTTAAAACTTGGGAGGCGTCCCAAAGCGCCTCCCTACCTTAGCGGCATCAAGCCAGAGACACTGGCTCTTTTTTTATCACTTAAAAATATAGTATGATAAACACGTCATTATTCGCCCTTTTCGGACGATACAAAGGAGACGCCTCGCTAGCGGGCGTACTGGAAAACATCCAAAGAGGAACGTACAAGCAGCTCATCGACGAGACGCGGGAGGCGCTAGCGTCGGGCGATAAGGAACTGGCCGCCAAGCTAAAGAAAAAACTGCCCGCTTTCACCCCACAGGCCACCTACTCCGGGAAACGCCTCGACCCTCACATCACCCGCTATAACCAATTGGTGGTACTCGACATCGACCACGTAGGGGAACGGGAGCTGGAGCGTATCACCCCGCTCGCCACGGAAGCGCCCTACACCGTGGCGTATTTCCGCAGTCCCAGCGGCGACGGGGCGAAACTCATCGCCTACGCCGCCACGGACGAGACCGCCACGCCGGGCAATCACCGGAGGGTCTACGAGGCCATGAGCCGTTGGTACGCCGCCCGGCTCGGCGTGGAGCTGGATACCTCGGGCAGCGACATCGGGCGGCTTTGCTTCGTATCGGACGATCCCGCCCTATACTTCTCGCCTGCCTACCGCCCTTGGCTGGAGGGTACCGGCGAGCTACCGGAGGGCCTCGCCCCGCTACCCCTTACTTGGAAGGAGGAGGTTAGCGAGACGGCTCCCGGGGCGAAGGAAAGGAAGGTGGCATCGCCACTGGAGAAGGCACGCCGGACCGCCGAGCGGAAAGGCCTCTACGCCGAGGGCAACCGCAATAACTTCATCTTCGTCATGGCCGCACGGGCGAACCGGCTGGGCGTGAAGCGGGCCGAGATGGAGGCTTACGCCGCTACCGCCTTCGCCGACTTGCCGGCGGAGGAGCGCCTCGCCGCCATCGAGAGCGCCTACAGCCACGTGGAGGAGCACGCCGCCGAGACGAGCGCCGCCACCTCCCGGAAAAAGGGCGGGGGCCCGCTGGACGTGGTCGCCGTGGAGAATTATATATCCGAGCGTTTCCTCACCCGCAAGAACGGCGTGAGGGGGTACGTGGAGGTAGCCACGAAGAAAAAGCGGAACGGTCAAAAGCCGGTCTTCAAGCCGGTGACCGACTACTGGGTGAACTCGCTCTGGCGGAGTCTCCTGAAGGACGGCCACTACTGCTCGCATAACGACATCCGGGCCATACTGATGTCGGACTTCAGCGAGACGTTCCACCCTTTCCGCACGTATTTCGAGGGGCTGGCCCCGTGGGACGGGGTGACGGACTGGATCGGGCAGCTGGCCGATACCGTGGGCACCACCCGGCCCGCCTTCTGGCGGGATTGCCTCAAGCGCTGGCTTATCGCGCAAGTGGCCGGCTCCATGGAGTTAGGCGTGGAAAACCATACCATCCTGCTACTGGCCGGCGGGCAGGGGCTGGGCAAGACCTCGTGGCTGCGGAACCTCGTGCCGCCCGAGCTGCGGGACTATCTTTTCACGGGCAATGTCAATCCGTATAGCAAGGGTTTCCCGCAGATGATGGTGGACTGCCTCTTGATCGTCATCGACGAGATGTCCGGCCAGAGCTACGCCGATCTGAACCGCCTCAAGGCGCTCACCTCCACAGGGGTCATCTACCTGCGCCGCCCGTACGGACACTATGCCGAGACGCAGATACGCCACGCCTCCTTCGCCGCCACGGTGAACGACTTGCAATCGCTGCCGGACGATAACGAGTCTCGCCGCTTCCTCTGCTTCGAGGCCACACGGATCGATTACCAGTCGCCCGTGCGACACGCCGACATCTACGCCCAAGCTCTCGCCCTCTTCCGCCGGGGCGAGAAATACTGGTTCTCCGGCGAAGACATCCGGAAGATCAACGAGAACAACGAGACCTTCCGCCAGCGAAGCCCCGAGGAGGAATTGTTCTTCACCTATTTCCGCAAACCGGAGCGTTTTGACACGCCACAGTATCTTACGGCGAGCGATATTATGACGAAACTAAGTGTATTTACACGTATCACGCCGACACGTTCCAATATAGTTACGTTGAGCAAGGTGCTGAAAAAACACGGTTTTAAGCTCACGAAAACTAGAGGAAAACTACTGTTTGAGGTCGCCGAGATCACCTCGGAACAGGTAAAAGCCAATTTTTTGCGCCCTAGGCAAGAGGAAGAGGATAGAGCCCAAAAGGAGAATGATATCTTTAAAGGTCAAGAAGATAAGCCGGAATAAAAACTGACTTTCTAAAATGAGCAGGGCGCAAAAGGCGCAAAAAACAGTGTCTGGAAAAACATTTTACAAAAAAATAAATATATATCACACTATAGCAGTGTGATGAAAAAATATATTTACAAGAAAAGTTTTATATAGGCACGTAAAGATGCGCCTTTTGCGCCCTAACCCCGGCACCGATATTCGCCGGGATTAAGAAACATGACCGGAAAACCAATGAGATACGGATGCTAAGTCAATGGAACGCAAGACGGATTCCATTGACTTAGCGCCCCTATTCCACCCGGATACCATCCGGCTCTCACGGCTCGCCGAGCGACTCGATGATGGCCCGTACCATGGCGGGCGAATAGACCCGCTCGCCCTCGTGATAACCCAGCGAGAGGAGGCGACCGGGCAGGCCGGGATAGATCGTTATCCAATGTTGCAGCTTGCGGTGGGCCGAGCGGGGATGCAGGTCGGGCAGGTAGACCTCGGCCAGCTCCATCCGCCCGTACGCTCGTATCTTGAATGTCGTTTCCATATCCTAAAGATAGTGAATCTCCGGCATATATCCATCATTTCCCGGAGAAATAATTCACCCGAAATCACCCTAAGTCACCCAAAGCGACAAAGCCCCCATGCCCTGCCGTATCTTTGTATCAACATTAAAAAACAACACATTATGATCCGCTACAAGAAGTATCAAAACAAGAACGAGAAGAACGTGACAACCTTCAACAAGTGGTACGCCCGTGCCGTATGCGAGGAGACGGTAGACATCGCCGCCTTGGCCGAGCACATGTCCACCCACAACACCCCCTTCTCCACCGGCGCCATCCACGGCATGCTGAAGGACATGGTGAATTGTATCAAGGAGCTGCTGATGGACGGCAAGAACGTGAAGATAGACGACCTCGGCATCTTCAGCGTGGGCATCCGCTCGAAGGGGGCCGTCACGCCGGAGGATTTCTCCACGCAAGGCAATATCATCGGCGTACGCCTCCGTGCCCGTGCCACGGGCAACCTCTCCAGCGCCTCGCTCAAGCTGACGGCCAAGCTCCGTGAGTACACCGAGTACTCGAACGGAGAGGTGACCCCGGGAGGTGGCGGGGGCGATTCCGAGAGCCCGGACGAGATTTAGGGAATTGAAAATTGAGAATTGAAAATTAAGTGGTATGGAGATTTCTGTTTTTATACGTGAATACGCTCCGCTGGCCAGGGAGGCCGGGCGGGCGTTCCGGATCGATCCGGTGGTGATCTTGGCACAGGCGGCCATCGAGACGGGTTGGGGCGAGAGTACGCTCTGCCGGGAGTATCATAACTTTTTCGGCATCACGGCCTACGGGCTGCCCAACGTATGGTGGACCGGCCGGTGGACGGAGCTGTCGCCCCGCTCGCTACGTTTCCGGATCTACCCGGACGATAAGTG from Parabacteroides distasonis ATCC 8503 includes these protein-coding regions:
- a CDS encoding DUF4249 domain-containing protein produces the protein MRKEAKIKDSIKGFHWWLGALLLLLSACVTDYEPKGLEQVRDLLVVDGIITNGETTIKLRRSVGLTDDFTEDEFVNNAKVVVEREDGAVFTCANSSGKGEYKVDMGELDPGSRYRLHISLDGLEYESDYLGPEITPPIDSLSLLKKGPGEEVRLCVSTHNAPDRSSYFRWMYKENWEVKAEIFMAAEKMGNTVVIYDLLTSNNWYYCWGKDSSKVISLGSSDRLTQNVIANKSIASYHPSDRRFSMLYHAEVEQYALHREAYDYYFNLQKNIEESGSLFAPIPSEMKGNIRCVTDPEVPVIGFVEVATVTRLKRFFPEIEKVYEAEVTGCASTIVQGSEYDNNPDYGYVSYNPMNAESNTYALKRCMDCGRFGSKQKPSWWPTSHL
- a CDS encoding glucosaminidase domain-containing protein, coding for MEISVFIREYAPLAREAGRAFRIDPVVILAQAAIETGWGESTLCREYHNFFGITAYGLPNVWWTGRWTELSPRSLRFRIYPDDKCSFMDYCRLLRSAYPRAADMSANPTAFAKEIAYSPYISEVNGDNREAYRKLIVQLCRKISSQLSIVNQKGGQMPPLSSTVN
- a CDS encoding BT4734/BF3469 family protein; translated protein: MINTSLFALFGRYKGDASLAGVLENIQRGTYKQLIDETREALASGDKELAAKLKKKLPAFTPQATYSGKRLDPHITRYNQLVVLDIDHVGERELERITPLATEAPYTVAYFRSPSGDGAKLIAYAATDETATPGNHRRVYEAMSRWYAARLGVELDTSGSDIGRLCFVSDDPALYFSPAYRPWLEGTGELPEGLAPLPLTWKEEVSETAPGAKERKVASPLEKARRTAERKGLYAEGNRNNFIFVMAARANRLGVKRAEMEAYAATAFADLPAEERLAAIESAYSHVEEHAAETSAATSRKKGGGPLDVVAVENYISERFLTRKNGVRGYVEVATKKKRNGQKPVFKPVTDYWVNSLWRSLLKDGHYCSHNDIRAILMSDFSETFHPFRTYFEGLAPWDGVTDWIGQLADTVGTTRPAFWRDCLKRWLIAQVAGSMELGVENHTILLLAGGQGLGKTSWLRNLVPPELRDYLFTGNVNPYSKGFPQMMVDCLLIVIDEMSGQSYADLNRLKALTSTGVIYLRRPYGHYAETQIRHASFAATVNDLQSLPDDNESRRFLCFEATRIDYQSPVRHADIYAQALALFRRGEKYWFSGEDIRKINENNETFRQRSPEEELFFTYFRKPERFDTPQYLTASDIMTKLSVFTRITPTRSNIVTLSKVLKKHGFKLTKTRGKLLFEVAEITSEQVKANFLRPRQEEEDRAQKENDIFKGQEDKPE
- a CDS encoding TonB-dependent receptor, which encodes MRKSLYIGMVMCLLSGWTARAQRTVDLDFRQVTLNVVFDAIERQTGQPVYRQPLETDSMVVSVHSEKEEPLVALRRALEGTPFQVSSYGGAFFVLRDNTLMTSLPENFFLREKRREGDGDEEGSGISLMAGRKQQKATSENKVYEIGDASGKAADRVTVTGNISDFKTGEPMVGVAVFVKDPMIGATTDAYGYYTLRLPPGRHELYIQGMGMKDTRRQIMLHSDGKLDIELEEQVYTLKEVTISSEKIANVRNTTMGVERLKVKDIKNIPMAFGEVDIMKVVMSLPGVKAVGEASSGFNVRGGATDQNLILFNDGTVYNPTHLFGFFSVFNPDVVKDMELYKSSIPAKYGGRISSVLDINSREGNKKEFKGSASIGLLTSRLTLEGPLFSEKTSFIVGGRTTYSDWILKKLPEKSGYKDGNAGFYDLNATINHKFDERNNLYLNGYYSHDRFRFNVDERYAYENANASVKWRHIFSDRFTGVLTAGYDHYGYNTRNTDNPVNAYSLAFRIDQMYGKMDFTHYLSDKHTLDFGASSLFYGLEPGKYLPYGGESLVKEDRMEKEKAVESAIYVGDRWDITSQLSLNVGVRYSIFNVLGPRTYNLYADDQLPSLATVTGTVDKTGAFKTYHGPEFRISARYAFTEDFSVKAGFNTMRQNIHKLSNTTIMSPTDTWKLSDANIKPQTGMQVAAGLYRNFLSNTIEVSLEGYYKTMKDYLDYRNGAELLMNHHIETDVLRTEGRAYGVELMVKKTQGKLNGWVSYTYSRTQLRQNDPMIVNPVNKGDWYAADFDKPHDLKFVGNYKFTHRFSFSLNCDYSTGRPITLPVSKYHYGGGEFVYYSDRNQYRIPDFFRMDASFNIEPSHHLTLLTHSTISFGVYNLTGRKNAYSVYYISENGKLKGYKMAIFGVPIPFVSYNIKF
- a CDS encoding DUF4248 domain-containing protein; its protein translation is METTFKIRAYGRMELAEVYLPDLHPRSAHRKLQHWITIYPGLPGRLLSLGYHEGERVYSPAMVRAIIESLGEP